The Nocardia sp. NBC_00508 nucleotide sequence ATGCCCTGCACCTCGTAGATGTCCACCTGGCGGTTGAACCGCTTCTGCAGGGGTTCGGGAGTGCCCGCGATCCAGATGGCCAGTTCGGCGTCCAGATCGAAGGTGCCGGCGGTCTCCACCGAGAAATGTGTGATCGCGCGGTAGGGGACGCTGTGGTAGCTCACCTTCCGGCCGGTTACCCCCTGCTTGTCGATCAGGATCAGGCGGCGGTTCGTGAACAGCATGGCGTCGCGGACCAGCAGGTACGCGGCGTAGATCTGTTCACCATTGCCGAGGAGCTTGGCGTACTCCTGTTGCGCCTGGCCCGGATCGATCCGGCCGGCATTGCCCATTAGTCCGTCGATCAGACCCATGGTCAGCACATCCTTCAGGTGCTCCGGTGCGGTCGGAGTGGCGCATGTCCGCCCACATCCGTTGTCCCCATTCATCATCCCCCGCACACGGACCGGCAGCGATGAAGACGGCGATCGGGTCGTTCTGCGGCTGCCTCGGCCTCGGCTCGGCCCGGCGCGGGCTGCGTGCGGATTCCGTTCGGCCGGGTCTGCTATATGGCTGCCTCGGTCTTCGCCCGGCACGGTGCGGGGCCGCGGACGGACTGCCTCCGGCTGCGCCCATTAGTCTGTTGCCGTGCGTGTACTCGTCATCGGTTCCGGAGCCCGTGAACATGCCCTCGTCCTGGCGCTGCGCCGGGACCCCGCGGTGACCGCGCTGTTCGCCGCCCCCGGCAACGCGGGGATCGCCCAGCACGCGGAGGTCCGACCAGTCGACCCGTCTTCCGCCGAGGACGTGGTCGCGCTGGCCACCGAGGTGAACGCCGACCTCGTGGTGATCGGGCCCGAGGTTCCGCTCGTGCTCGGGGTCGCCGACGCGGTGCGCGCCGCGGGCATCGCCTGCTTCGGCCCGTCCGCCGCCGCCGCCCGGATCGAGGGTTCCAAGGCGTTCGCCAAGGACGTGATGGCCGCGGCAGGCGTGCGCACCGCGCATAGCGAGGTCGTGGACAGCCCGGCCGAACTCGACGACGCACTCGACCGCTTCGGCCCCACCTGGGTGGTGAAGGACGACGGACTGGCCGCGGGCAAGGGCGTCGTGGTGACCGCCGACCGATCCGCCGCGCGCGAGCACGGCGCGGAACTGCTCGAACAGGGCCACCCGGTGCTGCTGGAATCGTTCCTCGACGGACCGGAAGTGTCACTGTTCTGCTTGGTCGACGGCGAGACCGTGCTGCCGCTGCTGCCCGCGCAGGACCACAAGCGCGTCGGCGATGGCGACACCGGACCCAACACCGGCGGCATGGGCGCCTACACGCCGCTGCCCTGGCTGCCCGACCAGACCGTCACCGCGATCATCGAGGATGTGGTGAAACCCGTTGCCGCCGAACTGGTGCGACGCGGGAGCGGATTCTCCGGTCTGCTCTACGCGGGCCTGGCGATCGGCAAGGACGGTCCCGCCGTGGTCGAATTCAATTGCCGCTTCGGCGATCCCGAGACGCAGGCGGTGCTCGCGCTGCTGGACAGCCCGCTCGGCGAGCTGCTCAACGCCACCGCCACCGGCACGCTCGCGCAGGTCGCGCCGCCGCGCTGGCGCGATGGTTCGGCGATCACCGTGGTACTCGCCGCCGAGAACTATCCTGGTCGCCCGCGCGTCGGCGATGCCATCTCCGG carries:
- a CDS encoding PH domain-containing protein, whose translation is MGLIDGLMGNAGRIDPGQAQQEYAKLLGNGEQIYAAYLLVRDAMLFTNRRLILIDKQGVTGRKVSYHSVPYRAITHFSVETAGTFDLDAELAIWIAGTPEPLQKRFNRQVDIYEVQGILSHFVAV
- the purD gene encoding phosphoribosylamine--glycine ligase, whose translation is MRVLVIGSGAREHALVLALRRDPAVTALFAAPGNAGIAQHAEVRPVDPSSAEDVVALATEVNADLVVIGPEVPLVLGVADAVRAAGIACFGPSAAAARIEGSKAFAKDVMAAAGVRTAHSEVVDSPAELDDALDRFGPTWVVKDDGLAAGKGVVVTADRSAAREHGAELLEQGHPVLLESFLDGPEVSLFCLVDGETVLPLLPAQDHKRVGDGDTGPNTGGMGAYTPLPWLPDQTVTAIIEDVVKPVAAELVRRGSGFSGLLYAGLAIGKDGPAVVEFNCRFGDPETQAVLALLDSPLGELLNATATGTLAQVAPPRWRDGSAITVVLAAENYPGRPRVGDAISGAGEGALDDSATVLHAGTALREDGALVSAGGRVLNVVGVGADLVEARTRAYDRIGAIKLPGSHYRTDIGLAVPPLRDF